From a single Bacillota bacterium genomic region:
- a CDS encoding alpha/beta hydrolase translates to DDLHRIGVPTLLLVGRHDTMAVEDIEEMGRRIPDARVVVCPEGSHLSHWDDEAHYFDALLAFIRAIAARRQGAREH, encoded by the coding sequence GGACGACCTCCACCGCATCGGCGTGCCCACGCTCCTCCTGGTGGGCCGCCACGACACCATGGCGGTGGAGGACATCGAGGAGATGGGGCGCCGCATCCCCGACGCCCGCGTGGTCGTCTGCCCCGAAGGAAGCCACCTGAGCCACTGGGACGACGAGGCGCACTACTTCGACGCGCTGCTCGCCTTCATCCGCGCCATCGCGGCCCGCCGCCAGGGCGCCCGC